In Bacteroidales bacterium, a single genomic region encodes these proteins:
- a CDS encoding T9SS type A sorting domain-containing protein produces the protein MKKFTLIIGMLVVSFSLFAQRLAEPQPRLSKMTDAPQNNEQRITSKTGEIEGDIIFEEYFNASEWSAASVDGVAVPENMPEGWSVFDATGNNFFWRWSTEGPRGPYTSIPWNVPNDRIKIKSTSDTQYWWSEKGFLMFELDFYNTTSEGESTDIIMDSYIQFPPIETTENNAVNVRFEQYHRFCCASYDIGIGPKLYISSDNTTWTEFDVEQASINATPVTNPSVYEMSVSNVAANLSTVYVRLHIKGLSHYYWMVDDFILYEPYSYDVRLNGYWVDYKKDKWANYFTSGYNKRFTGTPYYNPYYAFQKILTSRAIVQNYGALPFSDVQITTKVVKEDGTILDEKSSVVVSSIAPGEIDTSFVAIHNYQIPKTIESVGSYYYDGVVSGSVEDQVPENNLYRYDFNITENVFGYANPLTAGTSRQSPFISYGAVDGDGVAVEFFLNPPIDTIPGTEIPAPYVFRGINTYISNDGYNWDIWNSEDVAYLTAEIYESDTAGNYDLTAPIISSASTPIYSTMADTWVFLPFISDGASENITPTVEGQAYLAVIRFFTGNQKFFIGGDKVTQPSFHSNFLIIGEEMGWIGTEINISMELIVDKYLSNPRGSVKVTVLGPIHCYPIVPMYNSPVEIRVPNINENGELIGIDILTQTTDFNGVVTFDNLRAGSYTVAAALVVEGGQAIATDTDGNEIWGRTGVTVQGSGTYDVTIILNYPININEPNLLRNVKLYPVPSNNTVTIESPVNISRIVISNIVGQVVQTIENPTQIQTISVANYATGVYMVTLFDNNGNSATQRLIKH, from the coding sequence ATGAAAAAATTCACACTAATTATTGGAATGTTAGTAGTAAGCTTTTCGCTTTTTGCACAACGATTAGCCGAACCTCAACCACGTTTGTCGAAAATGACAGACGCACCGCAAAACAACGAACAGAGAATTACCTCCAAAACAGGGGAAATAGAGGGTGATATTATTTTTGAAGAGTACTTTAATGCATCAGAGTGGAGCGCAGCCAGCGTTGATGGCGTCGCTGTTCCTGAGAATATGCCCGAAGGATGGAGTGTATTTGACGCTACAGGAAACAACTTCTTCTGGCGTTGGTCAACGGAAGGACCACGAGGTCCATATACCAGTATTCCCTGGAATGTTCCTAACGATCGCATAAAAATTAAATCAACCAGCGATACTCAGTATTGGTGGAGTGAAAAAGGGTTTTTGATGTTCGAGCTTGACTTCTATAACACTACTTCTGAAGGAGAATCAACTGATATAATAATGGATTCGTATATTCAGTTTCCACCTATTGAGACTACAGAGAACAATGCAGTAAACGTTCGTTTCGAACAGTATCACCGATTCTGTTGTGCTAGTTACGATATTGGAATAGGACCAAAATTGTACATCAGTAGTGACAACACTACCTGGACTGAATTTGATGTAGAACAAGCATCTATTAATGCCACACCTGTAACAAACCCAAGTGTATATGAAATGTCTGTTAGTAATGTTGCAGCCAATCTATCAACTGTTTATGTTCGACTACACATAAAAGGACTATCTCATTACTATTGGATGGTTGACGATTTTATATTATATGAACCATATTCATACGATGTCAGGTTAAACGGATATTGGGTTGACTATAAAAAAGATAAATGGGCAAATTATTTCACATCCGGATATAATAAAAGATTTACAGGTACCCCATATTACAATCCATACTATGCATTTCAAAAAATTTTAACCTCAAGAGCTATTGTTCAAAACTACGGTGCTCTTCCATTTTCAGATGTCCAAATTACTACAAAAGTTGTAAAAGAAGATGGAACTATTCTTGATGAAAAATCATCAGTAGTTGTAAGCAGTATTGCACCAGGAGAGATTGACACCTCTTTTGTAGCAATACATAATTATCAAATTCCAAAAACAATTGAAAGTGTGGGATCATACTATTACGATGGAGTTGTTTCCGGCTCAGTTGAGGACCAAGTACCTGAAAACAACTTATATCGTTACGATTTTAATATTACTGAAAATGTTTTTGGTTATGCAAATCCTTTAACAGCTGGCACCAGTCGCCAAAGCCCATTCATCTCTTATGGTGCCGTTGATGGCGATGGTGTTGCTGTTGAGTTTTTCTTAAATCCACCAATAGATACTATTCCCGGCACAGAAATACCTGCTCCTTACGTATTTAGAGGTATTAACACATATATAAGTAACGATGGGTATAACTGGGACATCTGGAATTCAGAAGATGTAGCTTATCTAACTGCAGAGATTTATGAGTCTGACACTGCGGGAAATTACGATTTGACTGCACCAATTATATCAAGTGCTTCAACTCCTATCTATTCAACTATGGCTGACACGTGGGTATTCCTGCCGTTTATTTCTGATGGTGCTTCTGAAAATATTACACCAACAGTTGAGGGTCAAGCATATCTTGCTGTGATTCGTTTTTTCACTGGTAATCAAAAATTCTTTATCGGTGGTGACAAAGTGACACAACCCTCCTTTCATAGTAATTTTCTTATTATCGGAGAAGAGATGGGTTGGATAGGAACGGAAATAAATATTTCGATGGAGTTAATAGTTGACAAATATTTGTCGAATCCGAGGGGTAGCGTAAAAGTTACGGTGCTTGGACCCATACATTGCTATCCAATAGTACCAATGTATAATAGTCCTGTTGAAATTAGAGTTCCGAATATCAATGAAAATGGCGAACTTATAGGAATTGATATATTAACACAAACTACTGATTTCAATGGGGTTGTTACTTTTGACAACTTAAGAGCAGGTTCATACACTGTTGCCGCAGCCTTAGTAGTAGAAGGCGGTCAAGCGATTGCTACCGACACAGATGGCAACGAAATATGGGGAAGAACAGGTGTAACCGTTCAGGGTTCAGGCACTTATGACGTAACTATTATACTTAATTATCCCATCAACATTAATGAACCAAACTTGTTGCGTAATGTTAAATTGTACCCTGTTCCATCAAACAACACAGTTACTATCGAAAGCCCTGTAAATATTTCAAGAATAGTTATTAGCAATATTGTTGGACAAGTGGTTCAAACAATTGAAAATCCAACACAAATACAAACTATCTCTGTTGCAAACTATGCTACAGGAGTTTACATGGTTACATTGTTTGATAACAACGGAAATTCGGCAACACAACGCTTAATCAAACATTAA
- a CDS encoding T9SS type A sorting domain-containing protein: protein IVGQVVQTIENPTEVQTISIANYTTGVYMVTLFDNNGNSTTQRFIKQ from the coding sequence ATATTGTTGGACAAGTAGTTCAAACAATTGAAAATCCAACAGAAGTACAAACTATCTCTATTGCAAATTATACTACAGGAGTTTATATGGTTACATTGTTTGATAACAACGGAAACTCAACAACACAACGATTTATTAAGCAATGA
- a CDS encoding 2-oxoacid:acceptor oxidoreductase subunit alpha, whose amino-acid sequence MAEKKKLIEKESVVIRFSGDSGDGMQLTGTQFSNTSALLGNDVSTFPDYPAEIRAPQGTVGGVSGFQLHFGNDQVTTPGDFCDVLVAMNPAALKANTRWIKPGGTIIVNSDAFIDKNIERAGYKENPLPEFKKGDFNIVEAPITTLTQEAIKDITTDNKSVLRTRNMFALGMTYFMFNLPLEHTFTYLKDKFGKKPDVMNSNKKVLEAGYHYAETIEALASRRVNVAPAKQKPGTYRNINGNTATAWGLLAAAEKAGLELFLGSYPITPATEILAELSMRKDLGVKTFQAEDEIAGICTAIGAAYGGDLAATSTSGPGLSLKSEAIGLAVITELPLVIVDVQRGGPSTGLPTKTEQSDLMQALYGRNGECPVVVIAASTPSNCFQYAFESAKIALEHMTPVILLTDGFLANGSEPWRIPSMKDYPEIKPPYAKKGEKYQPYARNEEFLNRYWAIPGTPGMEHRVGGLEKMNITGTVSYVPENHQIMSNLRNEKVERVQNVIPKQTVYGAEKGDLLVVGWGGTYGHLYNAVKNMRKAGKDVSLCHFNYINPLPTNVAEIFANFKRIVVCELNFGQFANFLRIKYPQFNYLQYNKLAGLPFTVHELEEHFIKILEEK is encoded by the coding sequence ATGGCAGAAAAAAAGAAATTAATTGAGAAGGAGAGTGTAGTAATCCGGTTTTCAGGCGACTCAGGTGATGGGATGCAGCTAACCGGAACGCAATTCTCGAACACATCAGCCCTTTTAGGTAACGATGTTTCAACCTTTCCTGATTATCCAGCGGAGATTAGAGCCCCTCAAGGCACAGTTGGAGGTGTGTCAGGATTTCAATTGCATTTTGGCAATGATCAAGTTACAACCCCAGGCGATTTTTGCGACGTTTTAGTAGCAATGAACCCCGCAGCACTTAAAGCAAATACACGCTGGATAAAACCGGGAGGAACAATCATTGTTAATAGTGATGCATTCATCGATAAAAACATAGAAAGAGCGGGCTATAAAGAAAATCCACTTCCCGAGTTCAAAAAAGGAGATTTTAATATTGTTGAAGCTCCCATTACAACATTAACACAAGAAGCAATAAAAGATATTACTACTGATAACAAAAGTGTTTTGCGTACGCGTAATATGTTTGCTCTGGGAATGACATACTTTATGTTTAACCTTCCTCTTGAACACACTTTTACTTATTTGAAAGATAAGTTTGGGAAAAAGCCTGATGTAATGAATTCAAATAAGAAAGTTTTAGAAGCAGGATATCACTACGCAGAAACAATTGAGGCACTTGCAAGCAGACGTGTAAACGTTGCCCCTGCTAAACAAAAGCCTGGTACATACAGAAATATTAATGGTAATACAGCAACTGCCTGGGGACTTCTTGCTGCAGCAGAAAAAGCCGGTTTGGAACTTTTCCTTGGATCATATCCTATCACTCCTGCTACAGAAATTCTTGCAGAACTTTCAATGCGCAAAGACTTAGGTGTTAAGACTTTCCAAGCTGAAGACGAAATCGCGGGTATTTGTACAGCTATTGGAGCAGCATATGGAGGCGATTTGGCAGCGACATCAACATCAGGACCCGGATTGTCACTTAAATCCGAGGCTATTGGATTAGCTGTAATTACAGAGTTGCCATTAGTTATCGTTGACGTTCAGCGTGGAGGTCCATCAACTGGATTACCAACAAAAACAGAGCAGTCAGATTTGATGCAAGCATTATATGGTCGTAATGGAGAGTGTCCTGTAGTTGTAATTGCTGCATCTACGCCAAGTAACTGTTTCCAATACGCTTTCGAATCGGCAAAAATAGCCCTCGAACATATGACGCCAGTAATTTTACTTACTGACGGTTTCCTTGCTAACGGAAGTGAGCCATGGAGAATACCTTCAATGAAGGATTATCCAGAAATAAAACCTCCTTACGCAAAAAAAGGTGAAAAATATCAACCCTATGCACGTAATGAAGAGTTCTTAAATCGCTATTGGGCAATACCAGGAACACCAGGAATGGAACACCGTGTTGGAGGATTAGAAAAAATGAACATTACTGGAACTGTGTCTTATGTTCCTGAAAATCACCAAATAATGAGCAACCTCCGTAATGAAAAGGTAGAGCGCGTGCAGAACGTTATTCCTAAGCAAACTGTTTACGGAGCAGAGAAAGGTGACTTGTTAGTAGTAGGATGGGGAGGAACATATGGTCACCTGTATAATGCAGTGAAAAATATGCGTAAAGCAGGAAAAGATGTTAGCTTATGTCATTTTAACTATATCAATCCGCTACCGACTAACGTGGCAGAGATATTTGCAAATTTCAAACGAATAGTTGTTTGTGAATTAAACTTTGGTCAATTCGCAAACTTCTTGAGAATAAAATATCCGCAATTTAACTATTTGCAATACAATAAATTAGCGGGACTACCATTTACAGTACACGAATTGGAGGAACACTTCATAAAAATATTAGAGGAGAAATAA
- a CDS encoding 2-oxoacid:ferredoxin oxidoreductase subunit beta produces the protein MADIQYKPADFKSDQEVRWCPGCGDHAILNSILKAMANVGCPKEKVVVVSGIGCSSRFPYYVSTYGFHGIHGRASAIASGLKTANPDLCIWQITGDGDALAIGGNHFIHEVRRNIDLNIVLFNNEIYGLTKGQYSPTSKFGAITKTSPYGTVEAPFRPGELVIGAQGHFFARTIDVMVQLSSEIFEEAARFKGAAVIESLVNCVIFNDGTHEMFTSKEFRDDRTIVLKHGEKMIFGKDKDKGLVLEGLKLKAVTIGKDGYTIDDILVHDAHQKHPGIHLMLSNMAYPDLPVALGVIRSVKGESYDQRVTDQIAEVKQKAKIKNMDDLLNSGNTWVVK, from the coding sequence ATGGCAGATATACAATATAAACCAGCAGATTTTAAAAGTGACCAAGAGGTTCGTTGGTGTCCCGGTTGTGGAGACCACGCAATATTAAACTCAATTCTTAAAGCAATGGCTAACGTGGGTTGTCCCAAAGAGAAAGTAGTCGTTGTATCGGGTATAGGTTGCTCGTCAAGATTCCCTTACTATGTATCAACATACGGATTTCACGGAATACACGGTAGAGCCTCGGCAATTGCTTCGGGCTTAAAAACAGCTAATCCAGACCTATGTATATGGCAAATAACCGGCGACGGAGATGCCCTCGCCATAGGAGGGAACCACTTTATACACGAAGTGAGACGTAATATCGACTTAAACATCGTTTTGTTTAACAACGAAATATATGGACTAACAAAAGGTCAATATTCACCAACATCAAAATTTGGTGCAATAACTAAAACATCTCCATATGGAACAGTCGAGGCTCCATTTAGACCCGGTGAATTGGTTATTGGTGCTCAAGGACACTTTTTTGCCAGAACAATTGATGTAATGGTACAGCTTTCAAGCGAAATTTTCGAGGAGGCAGCTCGTTTTAAAGGAGCGGCTGTTATCGAGTCGTTGGTGAACTGCGTGATTTTCAATGACGGAACACATGAAATGTTCACTTCTAAAGAATTCAGAGACGATAGAACAATTGTTTTGAAACATGGTGAGAAGATGATTTTTGGCAAAGACAAGGATAAAGGTTTGGTACTTGAAGGACTTAAACTAAAAGCGGTTACTATTGGTAAAGATGGCTATACCATAGATGATATTCTTGTACATGATGCACATCAGAAACATCCCGGGATACATTTGATGTTAAGCAATATGGCGTATCCTGATCTGCCCGTTGCTCTTGGAGTAATTCGCTCAGTTAAAGGAGAATCTTATGATCAAAGAGTTACAGATCAGATTGCAGAAGTTAAGCAAAAAGCAAAAATTAAAAATATGGACGATTTGCTTAATTCAGGCAATACGTGGGTAGTGAAATAA
- a CDS encoding GAF domain-containing protein — MRLIKFYRKLSIQTKVRSLLLIFLTFTVLALYWTYRQQVKKILDDTHGMMMSSLRDISEIMSMVAILTDSGFTETDYEMLKPYFEERKYFETGYPFLVTQQGDFLLHPWKEGTNELNAENHIKRLSYGEGSGYFKYLFSVDNRVKWQYISYFKPYDAYLVVNFYEEELFRGLTKLRTAIVLSVILGIILFLLSNRYIVNPIFEAIKKVKTIIGDIANGKATNKINEHRHDEIGEMTQSIDQLIVEIERKALFADEIAKGDLNAQLPLISDEDVLGKSLINMRDKLASTQEIEKQQQVEIEQQNWVNRGVTAISDILRQDINNIDELSYKIVSNLVTYVGANMGGVFMVNNETDDIFIEMVACYAYNRRRLEKKTLMPGEGLVGECILEKEKIYIKKLPDDYINIVSGLGESSPKELLIIPLKTDNEVVGAIELASLNEIESHSIELVEKVSETLASTIIKMKANLRTEKLLEQTNEQAMQMKAQEEELRQNMEEMQSTQEQMRAREEILIEELELIKVENQKLEETINTLKSTGK; from the coding sequence ATGAGATTGATAAAATTTTATAGAAAGTTGAGCATACAGACCAAGGTAAGGTCACTATTATTAATATTTTTAACTTTTACAGTACTAGCGTTATATTGGACGTACCGTCAACAAGTTAAAAAAATATTAGATGATACCCACGGTATGATGATGAGTAGCTTGCGTGATATATCGGAAATTATGTCTATGGTGGCAATTCTGACTGACAGTGGATTTACAGAAACCGACTATGAAATGCTCAAGCCATATTTTGAAGAACGAAAGTATTTCGAAACGGGATATCCATTTCTTGTAACTCAGCAAGGAGATTTTCTATTACACCCGTGGAAAGAAGGCACTAATGAATTGAATGCAGAAAATCACATAAAAAGACTCTCCTATGGTGAAGGATCGGGGTATTTTAAATATCTTTTTTCGGTTGACAATAGGGTTAAGTGGCAGTATATCAGCTATTTTAAGCCATACGATGCCTATTTAGTTGTAAATTTTTATGAAGAAGAGTTATTTAGAGGTCTTACAAAATTAAGGACAGCAATTGTTTTATCTGTTATATTAGGAATAATACTGTTTTTACTCAGCAATAGGTACATTGTAAACCCAATATTCGAAGCAATAAAAAAAGTAAAAACAATAATTGGCGACATTGCAAACGGGAAAGCAACTAATAAAATAAATGAGCACCGTCACGATGAAATAGGAGAAATGACGCAATCAATAGATCAACTTATTGTTGAGATTGAGAGAAAAGCACTTTTCGCGGACGAAATAGCAAAAGGGGATCTAAATGCCCAGCTACCACTCATAAGCGACGAAGATGTTTTAGGGAAATCACTGATAAACATGCGAGACAAACTCGCCTCTACACAAGAAATTGAAAAGCAGCAACAAGTAGAAATTGAGCAACAAAACTGGGTTAACAGAGGTGTAACAGCTATTTCGGATATATTGCGGCAAGATATCAATAATATTGATGAGCTTTCATACAAAATAGTAAGCAATCTTGTAACTTATGTTGGGGCAAATATGGGTGGGGTTTTTATGGTAAATAATGAAACAGACGATATATTTATTGAAATGGTAGCCTGTTATGCATACAACCGCAGGAGATTAGAAAAAAAGACCTTAATGCCTGGCGAAGGACTTGTTGGGGAATGCATATTAGAAAAAGAAAAAATATATATAAAAAAACTTCCTGACGACTACATTAACATAGTATCCGGCTTAGGAGAAAGCAGTCCTAAAGAATTACTAATAATACCCTTAAAAACCGACAACGAAGTTGTAGGCGCTATTGAATTAGCGAGCCTTAATGAAATTGAGTCACATTCGATAGAACTCGTAGAAAAGGTATCTGAAACCCTTGCTTCGACAATTATTAAGATGAAAGCAAACCTAAGAACAGAAAAACTGCTTGAACAAACCAACGAGCAGGCAATGCAAATGAAAGCACAAGAGGAGGAGTTGCGTCAAAATATGGAAGAAATGCAATCAACTCAAGAGCAGATGAGAGCCAGAGAAGAAATACTAATCGAAGAGCTAGAACTAATAAAGGTAGAAAACCAAAAACTTGAAGAAACAATAAATACGCTTAAATCTACAGGGAAATAA